The following proteins are co-located in the Microcystis wesenbergii NRERC-220 genome:
- a CDS encoding Spy/CpxP family protein refolding chaperone gives MSLSTLSILGTTMALTLAANLVPTATVLSYPQDRLFIAQTSSPQRPENRPRRMNNSREGLIEQLNLTDDQKSKVAAIRQKYQEKTKKLRENLRSNEQELNSLLSNNASDRDIRAKHQQISRNRQEISNLQFESFLEIRQVLTPAQRTEFSQLMQERCPNSPNCGRP, from the coding sequence ATGTCCCTTTCTACTCTCTCGATTCTCGGCACAACCATGGCTTTAACTCTGGCGGCTAACCTAGTCCCAACTGCCACTGTGCTATCCTATCCCCAAGATCGTCTATTTATCGCTCAAACTAGCTCTCCCCAGCGTCCTGAAAATCGTCCCCGTCGGATGAATAATTCTAGAGAAGGACTAATCGAACAATTAAACCTTACCGATGACCAAAAGTCAAAAGTTGCCGCTATTCGTCAGAAATATCAGGAAAAAACCAAAAAGTTGCGAGAAAACCTGAGAAGCAACGAACAAGAACTAAATAGTTTATTATCCAATAATGCCTCCGATCGAGATATCCGTGCTAAACATCAGCAAATCTCCCGGAATCGCCAAGAAATCAGTAACCTGCAATTTGAAAGTTTTTTGGAAATTCGCCAAGTCCTAACTCCTGCTCAAAGAACCGAATTTTCCCAGTTAATGCAGGAACGTTGCCCTAATTCCCCGAATTGCGGACGACCATAA
- a CDS encoding sigma-70 family RNA polymerase sigma factor, translated as MIEVITDKQTSVSDRELILKCQRGDRAAFRHLYRLYQPKIRSTLYQLCGQEFLEDFVQEVFLRVWHGLPKLRSPEYFSTWVYRITWNVAIDGRRQLAKRQMRMAKSTDEENSLDSESRPQDSPDLMQLHYEEVVRQGLEILSLEHRAVLVLHDLEDLPQKEIAQILEIPLGTVKSRLHYARKTMGQFLQKQGVL; from the coding sequence ATGATCGAGGTGATAACCGATAAGCAAACAAGTGTGAGCGATCGAGAGTTAATCTTAAAGTGTCAAAGGGGTGATAGGGCTGCTTTTCGTCACCTTTACCGTCTTTATCAACCAAAAATCCGCTCTACTCTCTATCAACTCTGTGGACAGGAATTCCTAGAGGATTTTGTCCAAGAGGTATTTTTAAGAGTGTGGCACGGGTTGCCGAAATTGCGTTCACCTGAATACTTTTCCACTTGGGTTTATCGGATCACCTGGAATGTAGCGATCGATGGTCGGCGACAATTAGCCAAAAGACAAATGAGGATGGCCAAAAGCACTGATGAGGAAAACTCCCTTGATAGCGAATCCCGTCCCCAAGATAGTCCCGATTTGATGCAATTGCATTATGAGGAAGTGGTCCGACAAGGGTTAGAAATTCTCAGTTTAGAACATCGCGCTGTCCTCGTCCTTCACGATCTAGAGGACTTACCCCAAAAGGAAATCGCCCAAATCTTAGAAATTCCCCTCGGTACGGTGAAATCACGTCTTCATTATGCGCGTAAAACCATGGGTCAATTTTTGCAAAAACAAGGAGTTCTCTAA
- the hpsO gene encoding hormogonium polysaccharide biosynthesis glycosyltransferase HpsO — protein sequence MRILVASHTYIVDLNCEKLRSLTRLNPNIEVTIVVPQRWQPGGVQNKIIESQPKIADNFRVIPISNFSQNNQSLLTFGTDIISLLQKFRPDIIQVEQGSKSLAYAQSITLNRLLNLRAKNVFFTWWNLPYTPKFPISWLEAYNLKNTDGLIAGNQDGVDVLKERGYRGKYTVLPQLGVDEVLFSPSKQPDLARSLGIENDEFVIGFIGRFVEEKGILTLIKAVSKLTGKWKLLLLGRGILKDKIVSEATAAGISERLMIVESVPHDQVVNYLNLMNTLVLPSETTYQVKTLTAVGWKEQFGHVLIEAMACQVPVIGSDSGEIPFVIADTGLIFPEKDGEALAKSIQTLLDNPSFAQELGQRGYQRVMTNYTNKALAQKQLDFYQQLLPR from the coding sequence ATGAGAATTTTAGTCGCTAGTCATACATATATAGTTGATCTCAACTGTGAGAAACTGCGCTCCCTGACAAGATTAAATCCCAATATTGAGGTTACTATTGTTGTTCCCCAACGTTGGCAACCGGGAGGAGTCCAAAATAAAATCATTGAAAGTCAACCGAAAATAGCTGATAATTTCCGAGTCATTCCTATCTCTAATTTTAGCCAGAATAACCAATCTTTATTAACTTTTGGCACTGATATAATTTCTTTATTGCAAAAATTTAGACCCGATATTATTCAAGTGGAACAGGGTTCTAAATCTCTCGCTTATGCTCAATCTATTACTCTGAATCGTCTCTTAAATCTCCGGGCTAAAAATGTATTCTTTACTTGGTGGAATCTTCCCTATACTCCTAAATTTCCCATCTCTTGGTTAGAAGCTTATAACCTGAAAAATACCGATGGTTTAATCGCCGGTAATCAAGACGGAGTAGATGTTTTAAAAGAACGTGGTTACAGGGGGAAATACACCGTTTTACCGCAATTAGGAGTGGATGAAGTCCTTTTTTCCCCAAGCAAGCAACCCGATTTAGCCCGATCTTTAGGCATTGAAAACGATGAATTTGTGATTGGTTTTATCGGTCGTTTTGTAGAAGAGAAAGGCATTTTAACTCTGATTAAAGCCGTATCTAAATTAACAGGTAAGTGGAAATTATTACTGTTAGGTCGGGGAATCCTCAAAGATAAAATAGTCAGCGAAGCTACAGCCGCAGGAATAAGCGAGCGCTTGATGATAGTGGAAAGTGTTCCCCACGATCAAGTAGTTAATTATCTTAACCTGATGAACACTTTAGTTTTGCCGTCAGAAACCACCTATCAGGTCAAAACCTTAACGGCCGTCGGTTGGAAAGAACAATTCGGTCATGTCTTAATTGAAGCCATGGCCTGTCAGGTTCCTGTTATTGGTTCTGATTCGGGAGAAATTCCCTTTGTTATTGCTGATACGGGGTTAATTTTTCCCGAAAAAGATGGGGAGGCACTGGCTAAATCTATACAAACTCTCTTAGATAATCCCAGCTTCGCTCAAGAATTAGGCCAGAGGGGTTATCAGAGAGTAATGACCAATTATACTAATAAAGCCCTCGCTCAAAAACAATTGGATTTCTATCAACAATTACTCCCTCGGTGA
- the hpsN gene encoding hormogonium polysaccharide biosynthesis glycosyltransferase HpsN translates to MNFPSISVIIPTYRREEPLKDTLDDLLKQDYPDFEVLVIDQTATHSPAIQSYLENLANQQKISWYRLDWASLPGARNYGVRRAQGDIVLFIDDDVRLPDNYLKAHGENFVKNPEIGVVAGRVFDRMKLGDSQKMVTDTSKPYEIDFLPPQAMDPGIAWYYIDLVHTTKPQQVISARGCNMSFRKDIFTKYGIWFDERFRGSAVREESDFCLRLRRTPYHVWYDPTAYLVHLGEETGGCHDISTRSLSYQTTFYHNHFLMALKNLTPAQQLRLYAKLFDCHVLGNPPCNKGGSPIKILSRGIFYSLGFLDALKTQVKSLWNDGQIYTKLDNL, encoded by the coding sequence ATGAATTTTCCCTCGATTTCTGTCATCATACCCACCTATCGACGCGAAGAGCCTCTTAAAGATACCCTCGATGACCTACTCAAACAAGATTATCCCGATTTTGAGGTATTAGTTATCGACCAAACCGCTACCCACAGCCCCGCCATACAATCCTATCTGGAAAATCTGGCTAATCAGCAGAAAATTAGCTGGTATCGCCTGGATTGGGCGAGTTTACCTGGGGCCAGAAATTATGGAGTCCGTCGCGCCCAAGGCGATATCGTTCTTTTTATCGATGATGATGTGCGGCTACCGGATAATTATCTCAAAGCACATGGTGAGAATTTTGTCAAGAACCCTGAGATAGGTGTAGTGGCCGGTCGGGTATTCGATCGCATGAAATTGGGTGACTCCCAAAAAATGGTGACAGATACCAGCAAACCCTACGAAATCGACTTTTTACCCCCCCAAGCCATGGATCCAGGCATTGCTTGGTATTACATCGATCTTGTCCACACCACTAAACCCCAGCAGGTAATCTCGGCCCGGGGCTGTAATATGTCTTTCCGGAAGGATATATTTACGAAATACGGCATTTGGTTCGATGAACGTTTTCGTGGCAGTGCCGTGCGCGAGGAATCGGATTTTTGCTTAAGGTTACGCCGGACTCCCTATCATGTCTGGTACGATCCCACGGCTTATCTGGTTCATTTAGGGGAAGAAACCGGCGGCTGTCATGATATTAGCACTCGTTCTTTGAGTTATCAGACGACTTTTTATCATAATCACTTTTTGATGGCTCTGAAAAATCTCACTCCCGCTCAACAATTGCGACTCTATGCTAAATTATTTGATTGTCACGTTCTTGGCAATCCTCCCTGTAATAAAGGTGGTTCCCCGATTAAAATCCTTTCTAGGGGAATTTTTTATAGTTTAGGTTTTCTCGATGCTCTGAAAACTCAAGTAAAGTCCCTCTGGAATGATGGTCAAATTTATACAAAACTAGATAATCTATGA
- the hpsL gene encoding hormogonium polysaccharide biosynthesis protein HpsL, whose product MTGLSIDRQKKRNKQGQTKADSPPLNIKERLDLKKEERQKKQKLAGLIVFTICVAILLGLPLSLLFDAKIGAAVSLVLILVVFSFSYPRTAIWAFIIYVPFIGTVIYSLGGNQILQLSKDIFYLPALIALVLECRKKQLPIIVPKQLGTTLLLIFVFCVVCLLAVNLQRQFLPTCDSVAGMGMFRDGRLRGVPCRESETFLQGLLGFKVLLGYVPLIFCTYYLIKDKPTLLFFGRLLVTLVIICCVLGLMQYWMLKTGRCVGTRGYVADALFKAHLEARCLIGGALVYSPEVNMIRLPGTFVSPWHWAWFLVSSAVICYASAFSETSQKWRLAALMGLTLVFINSVISGQRLAFFAVPMIIGLITILTGQIANLKRFLPIIFAATLLLAIGFSFLNPDFVQQRYDSAVSRWQNSPPTAFIQEQLNFAIRNQGGILGRGLGAATSSARFFGDISFVETFHSKVLFELGYIGFALYMIFMTHLVYLAFRTYRSLKDPTLRGFAGSYWVFLLFVAYLPYWYALDTDPVGVYYWIFAGVIFRLPIIEKQEKEAKILAGETATKSSKKGLKFKRKGVSLA is encoded by the coding sequence ATGACCGGACTAAGTATCGATCGCCAGAAAAAAAGGAATAAACAAGGCCAAACAAAAGCTGATAGTCCCCCGCTTAACATCAAAGAGAGACTTGACCTCAAAAAAGAAGAAAGGCAAAAGAAACAAAAGTTAGCGGGGTTGATTGTTTTTACTATTTGTGTAGCAATTTTGCTCGGATTACCCCTCAGCTTATTATTTGATGCCAAGATAGGAGCTGCAGTAAGTTTAGTCTTGATTTTAGTAGTTTTCTCCTTTAGCTATCCTCGCACGGCTATTTGGGCATTTATTATCTATGTCCCCTTCATTGGCACTGTTATCTATTCGTTGGGAGGTAATCAAATCCTCCAGCTAAGTAAAGATATCTTTTATCTACCCGCTTTAATCGCCTTAGTTTTAGAATGTCGAAAAAAGCAATTACCGATTATTGTCCCGAAACAATTAGGTACAACTCTATTATTAATCTTTGTTTTCTGTGTGGTCTGTCTATTAGCGGTCAATTTACAAAGACAATTTTTGCCTACTTGCGATTCCGTGGCTGGGATGGGTATGTTTAGGGATGGCCGTTTGCGCGGAGTTCCCTGTCGGGAAAGTGAGACTTTTCTGCAAGGACTATTAGGATTTAAAGTTTTGCTAGGTTATGTCCCCTTAATCTTCTGCACTTATTACTTAATCAAAGACAAACCCACCCTATTATTTTTTGGTCGTCTTTTAGTGACTTTAGTGATTATTTGTTGTGTCCTAGGACTAATGCAATACTGGATGCTGAAAACCGGTCGTTGTGTAGGAACTAGAGGCTACGTGGCTGATGCACTATTCAAAGCCCACTTAGAGGCAAGGTGTTTGATCGGTGGGGCATTAGTGTATAGTCCGGAAGTGAATATGATCCGTTTACCCGGTACCTTTGTTTCTCCCTGGCACTGGGCTTGGTTTTTGGTCTCTAGTGCCGTAATTTGTTATGCCAGTGCCTTTAGTGAAACTTCCCAAAAATGGCGACTAGCAGCCCTAATGGGTTTAACCCTAGTTTTTATTAATTCAGTAATCTCTGGGCAAAGATTAGCTTTCTTTGCCGTACCGATGATTATTGGTCTGATCACGATTCTTACGGGACAAATCGCTAACTTAAAACGATTTTTGCCGATCATTTTTGCCGCCACTTTACTTCTAGCTATCGGTTTTTCTTTTCTTAACCCCGATTTTGTCCAACAACGCTACGATAGCGCCGTTAGCCGTTGGCAAAACAGTCCCCCCACCGCTTTTATTCAAGAACAGTTGAATTTTGCCATCCGTAATCAGGGCGGTATTTTAGGTCGTGGACTTGGTGCGGCCACATCTTCTGCTAGGTTTTTCGGTGATATTTCCTTTGTGGAAACCTTTCACAGTAAAGTTTTATTCGAGTTGGGATACATTGGTTTTGCCTTGTACATGATATTTATGACCCATCTAGTTTATCTGGCCTTCCGCACCTATCGTTCCCTCAAAGACCCGACTCTGCGAGGTTTTGCCGGTAGTTATTGGGTTTTCCTGCTCTTTGTTGCCTATCTTCCCTATTGGTATGCCCTCGATACGGATCCTGTGGGCGTTTATTACTGGATATTTGCGGGCGTAATTTTTAGATTACCCATTATCGAAAAACAGGAAAAAGAAGCCAAAATTCTGGCGGGAGAAACCGCCACAAAATCCTCCAAAAAGGGCTTAAAATTTAAACGCAAAGGTGTTTCTTTAGCTTGA
- the glmM gene encoding phosphoglucosamine mutase: MVASLSYQNGQKTRSHPLLSLGGLIELPSSPLFGTDGIRGQVGELLTAPLALQIGFWAGQVLKNQAGVTKPVIIGQDSRNSSDMLANAITAGLTWAGIEVWQLGLCPTPCVAYLTRESEAMGGIMISASHNPPEDNGIKFFDSSGLKLSGSLAAQIEAGLRGNLELADKPENWGKATFCPELIQKYYQAVINSVGTDINLSGLKIVLDLAWGAAVNLAPLVFQTLGAEVICLHDRADGDRINVNCGSTHLESLQAAVINQQADLGFAFDGDADRVLAVDSQGRVVDGDYILYFWGRSLLEAGQLPDGLLVATVMANLGFERAWQKLGGQFLRTAVGDQHVQAQMWETGAMLGGEQSGHILCHHYGVSGDGMQTALHLAVLVQKSGVSLTNLVDHSFVTYPQILRNVRVEDREVRRNWQQCEPLRREIRKAETAMAEKGRILVRASGTEPLIRVMVEAETLELANFWTERLVEAVRSYLL; the protein is encoded by the coding sequence ATGGTAGCTTCTCTGTCGTATCAAAATGGGCAAAAAACTCGATCGCATCCCCTGTTATCCTTAGGGGGTTTGATCGAATTACCGTCATCACCCCTGTTTGGCACGGACGGAATTCGCGGCCAAGTGGGAGAATTATTAACTGCCCCCCTAGCGCTACAAATCGGATTTTGGGCGGGACAGGTATTAAAAAATCAAGCTGGTGTCACCAAACCAGTAATTATCGGTCAAGATTCGCGTAATTCCAGTGATATGTTAGCCAATGCTATCACTGCGGGCTTAACTTGGGCGGGAATAGAAGTCTGGCAACTGGGATTATGTCCCACTCCCTGCGTCGCCTATTTAACCAGAGAAAGCGAAGCGATGGGTGGGATCATGATTTCTGCCAGTCATAATCCTCCTGAAGATAACGGCATTAAATTTTTTGACAGCAGCGGTTTAAAATTGTCTGGCAGTTTAGCGGCACAGATAGAAGCGGGTTTAAGAGGCAATTTAGAATTAGCAGATAAACCGGAAAATTGGGGAAAAGCGACTTTTTGTCCCGAATTAATCCAAAAATATTATCAAGCTGTGATTAATTCCGTCGGGACGGATATTAACCTATCGGGATTAAAAATAGTTTTAGATCTAGCTTGGGGGGCAGCCGTTAACCTAGCACCTTTAGTATTCCAAACCTTGGGGGCGGAAGTTATCTGCCTACACGATCGAGCCGACGGCGATCGCATTAACGTTAATTGTGGTTCTACCCATTTAGAAAGCTTACAGGCGGCGGTGATTAATCAGCAAGCGGATTTAGGGTTTGCCTTCGATGGCGATGCCGATCGAGTCCTGGCCGTGGATAGTCAAGGTAGAGTAGTAGATGGCGATTATATCCTCTATTTTTGGGGTCGTTCCCTCTTAGAAGCTGGACAGCTACCCGATGGGTTATTAGTAGCAACGGTGATGGCTAATTTAGGTTTTGAACGCGCTTGGCAAAAACTGGGGGGTCAATTCTTGCGGACTGCCGTGGGCGATCAGCACGTTCAGGCGCAAATGTGGGAAACTGGAGCCATGCTAGGGGGTGAACAATCCGGTCATATCCTCTGCCATCATTACGGGGTTTCTGGGGATGGAATGCAAACCGCCCTACATTTAGCGGTTTTAGTGCAGAAATCGGGGGTTTCTCTGACTAATTTAGTCGATCATAGCTTTGTCACCTATCCGCAGATTTTACGCAACGTGCGGGTGGAAGATAGAGAAGTGCGGCGCAATTGGCAGCAATGTGAACCTTTGCGGCGAGAAATCCGCAAAGCTGAGACAGCTATGGCAGAAAAAGGTAGAATTTTGGTGCGCGCTTCCGGGACCGAACCCTTAATTCGGGTGATGGTGGAAGCAGAAACCCTAGAATTAGCCAATTTTTGGACAGAAAGGCTAGTGGAAGCGGTGCGAAGCTATCTTTTGTAG
- a CDS encoding glycosyltransferase family 2 protein has product MPVLISVVIPTYNREAILKKCLLALENQRLTDNKVENYEIVLVDDGSTDGTIAWLETQKANLPHLQLWQQDHGGPAIARNLGVEKARGDTIIFIDSDLVVTENFLQAHADALTAGAASLGSERLFTYGSVINTCNFEHPSSEPYKITDFSAAYFATGNVAIAKKWLLAAGLFDTQFQLYGWEDLELGVRLKQLGLKLIKCPEAVGYHWHPPFNLAQIPNLIDKEIQRGRMGVLFYQKHPSWEVRMMIQMTWIHRLLWGLLSLGGTLNERSLSPLLQWLIDQGKPQLALEIARIFLNWYNVRGVYQAYREMQLQ; this is encoded by the coding sequence ATGCCTGTGCTGATCAGTGTTGTCATCCCTACCTACAATCGCGAAGCAATTTTAAAAAAATGTTTACTTGCTCTAGAAAATCAGCGTTTAACCGATAATAAGGTGGAAAACTACGAAATAGTCCTTGTCGATGATGGCTCTACCGATGGGACGATCGCTTGGCTAGAAACTCAAAAGGCTAATTTACCCCACCTGCAATTGTGGCAACAGGATCACGGTGGACCAGCGATCGCTAGAAATCTGGGGGTAGAAAAAGCTCGTGGTGATACGATTATTTTTATTGATAGCGATCTGGTAGTGACAGAAAATTTTTTGCAAGCTCACGCCGACGCTTTAACCGCCGGGGCAGCAAGTCTCGGCAGCGAGCGCTTATTTACCTACGGCAGCGTCATTAATACCTGTAACTTCGAGCATCCCAGCAGTGAACCTTATAAAATCACCGATTTCTCCGCCGCCTATTTTGCCACTGGCAACGTGGCGATCGCTAAAAAATGGTTATTAGCAGCGGGATTATTTGATACCCAGTTTCAACTCTACGGTTGGGAAGACTTGGAATTAGGGGTGAGATTGAAGCAATTGGGACTAAAATTAATTAAATGTCCTGAAGCCGTCGGTTATCATTGGCATCCCCCCTTTAATCTCGCTCAAATTCCCAATCTCATCGATAAGGAAATTCAACGGGGACGAATGGGAGTGCTTTTTTATCAAAAACATCCCAGCTGGGAAGTGCGGATGATGATTCAAATGACTTGGATTCATCGACTGTTGTGGGGTTTACTTTCCTTGGGCGGAACCCTGAATGAACGCAGCCTCTCTCCTCTGTTGCAATGGTTGATCGATCAAGGTAAACCGCAATTAGCCCTAGAAATTGCCCGCATTTTTCTCAATTGGTACAACGTGCGCGGCGTTTATCAAGCTTATCGGGAAATGCAGCTTCAGTGA
- a CDS encoding META domain-containing protein — protein sequence MRQKLTSFLGLITLASVLTGQQAIASTVTLEGTNWKLSQWTGTELVEGTEISVAFTGGNLAGFSGCNRYVTRYQKEGDNMAVQSEIASTMKACPEAWMKQEASFLAALKGVQQYGITKEGKLQLVYRLPEGFGILTFMSENLKK from the coding sequence ATGAGACAGAAGCTGACGAGTTTTCTAGGATTAATCACCCTGGCATCTGTGCTGACAGGGCAACAAGCGATCGCCTCTACTGTAACTCTAGAAGGAACTAATTGGAAATTGAGCCAGTGGACGGGAACAGAATTAGTAGAAGGTACGGAAATCAGCGTTGCTTTCACTGGGGGTAATTTAGCTGGTTTTTCGGGGTGCAATCGCTATGTCACCCGTTACCAGAAGGAAGGAGATAATATGGCGGTGCAGTCGGAAATTGCCTCAACCATGAAAGCTTGTCCGGAAGCTTGGATGAAACAGGAAGCGAGTTTTTTAGCAGCTTTAAAAGGTGTGCAGCAATATGGGATTACTAAAGAGGGAAAATTGCAGTTAGTTTATCGTCTGCCGGAAGGATTTGGTATCCTAACTTTTATGTCTGAAAACCTGAAAAAATAA
- a CDS encoding NADAR family protein: MTIYFYSTREKPYGCFSNFSGHGFDLDGFWQPTSEHYFQAQKFLQHPYSEAIRLAATPQQSATRERTNFYPLRPDWENVKEEIMYRGVLRKLTITGDFRQILLSTGDSLLVENSPIDYYWGCGADGSGKNRLGHILMEVRQVFRLIG; this comes from the coding sequence ATGACTATTTACTTTTATAGCACTCGCGAGAAACCCTATGGTTGTTTTTCTAATTTTTCTGGCCACGGTTTCGATTTAGATGGTTTTTGGCAGCCCACCAGCGAACATTATTTTCAAGCACAGAAATTCCTTCAACATCCCTATTCAGAAGCGATTCGACTGGCAGCCACTCCCCAGCAATCGGCAACTAGGGAGCGCACTAATTTTTATCCCTTGCGTCCCGATTGGGAAAATGTCAAAGAGGAAATCATGTATCGAGGTGTATTAAGAAAGTTGACAATTACTGGCGATTTTCGCCAAATTCTGCTAAGCACAGGCGACAGTTTATTAGTAGAAAATTCGCCGATCGATTATTATTGGGGCTGTGGTGCTGATGGTAGCGGCAAAAACCGTTTAGGCCATATTCTTATGGAAGTGAGGCAGGTTTTCCGGCTGATTGGCTAG
- a CDS encoding photosystem I assembly protein Ycf3: MPRTQRNDNFIDKSFTVMADIILKILPANKKAKEAFVYYRDGMSAQADGEYAEALDNYYEALTLEEDPNDRSYILYNIGIIHASNGEHEKALEYYEEAIQLNPRMPSALNNIAVIYHFQGEKAREDGQQAEAEALYDKAAEYWKQAIRLAPNNYIEAQNWLKITGRSEIDVFF, translated from the coding sequence ATGCCACGCACTCAACGTAACGATAATTTTATTGATAAATCTTTTACGGTCATGGCGGATATCATTTTAAAGATACTCCCCGCCAATAAAAAAGCCAAGGAAGCCTTTGTTTATTACCGCGATGGGATGTCTGCTCAAGCTGACGGCGAATACGCCGAGGCCCTCGATAATTACTATGAAGCTTTAACATTAGAAGAGGATCCTAACGATCGCAGTTATATCCTCTACAATATCGGCATTATCCACGCTAGTAACGGCGAGCATGAAAAGGCTCTGGAATACTACGAAGAAGCTATCCAACTTAATCCCAGAATGCCCTCCGCTTTGAATAATATCGCCGTTATTTACCATTTTCAAGGGGAAAAAGCCAGAGAGGACGGTCAACAGGCCGAAGCAGAAGCACTCTACGACAAAGCGGCAGAATACTGGAAACAAGCCATCCGATTAGCCCCCAATAACTACATTGAAGCCCAAAACTGGCTGAAAATCACCGGGCGATCGGAAATTGATGTTTTCTTCTAA
- the gatC gene encoding Asp-tRNA(Asn)/Glu-tRNA(Gln) amidotransferase subunit GatC produces the protein MIDRATVEKIAHLARLEINSSEEEQFALQLSGILDYFEQLSELDTENVPPTTRAIEIQNITRADSNRPYPDHEVLVQESPVPEGDYFRVPRILNTDED, from the coding sequence ATGATCGATCGAGCTACAGTTGAAAAAATCGCCCATTTAGCCCGTTTAGAGATTAATAGCAGCGAAGAAGAACAATTTGCGCTGCAATTAAGCGGGATACTGGATTATTTCGAGCAGTTAAGCGAATTAGACACGGAAAATGTGCCACCCACCACGCGAGCGATCGAAATTCAAAATATTACTCGCGCCGATAGTAATAGACCTTATCCCGATCACGAGGTCTTAGTGCAAGAATCGCCGGTCCCAGAAGGGGATTATTTCCGTGTTCCCCGCATTCTCAACACCGACGAAGACTAA
- a CDS encoding phosphomannose isomerase type II C-terminal cupin domain, whose amino-acid sequence MIASQDVAPFQLISSVESAETEFRPWGSFTTLEEGLGYKIKRIEVNPGHRLSLQMHYHRSEHWIVVSGTAKVTCGDNEEILGANQSTYVPQCTAHRLENPGVIKLVLIEVQNGEYLGEDDIVRFQDDYARHQS is encoded by the coding sequence ATGATCGCATCTCAAGATGTGGCACCATTTCAGCTTATTTCGAGCGTAGAATCGGCGGAAACAGAATTTAGGCCCTGGGGTTCCTTCACCACTCTAGAAGAAGGTCTCGGTTATAAAATCAAGCGAATTGAAGTGAATCCGGGTCATCGTCTCAGTTTACAGATGCACTACCATCGCAGTGAACACTGGATTGTCGTTTCGGGGACTGCAAAAGTCACCTGTGGAGATAACGAGGAAATTCTCGGAGCCAATCAGTCCACTTATGTGCCTCAGTGTACCGCTCACCGTCTGGAAAACCCCGGGGTGATCAAATTGGTGTTAATTGAAGTGCAGAATGGGGAATATTTAGGAGAGGATGATATAGTCCGTTTTCAGGATGACTATGCTCGCCATCAGAGCTAA